GTGACCATGATCGATACGTTCTCGTAGGTCTCCGGGAGTGCGCGCAACACGCACCCACCCGCCATGGCGCAGGCGTCGAGGGCGAGCTTCAGATCGTCCCCGTCGTAGTCCAGATCGCTGTCGAGGTCGTCCGCGACCACGACGTTCGTCGGCAGCGGAACGCCGATCTCGGGGCATTCGGCCTCGATCTCGAGGATCTCCTCGTTCGACCAGGCGGCGAACTGCTGTCCCCCGATGCCGTCGTCGAAGACGGCGCGTACCCGGTAGCGGTTCGTCCCGACTCCGGAATCCTGGGCTGCGGACGGGAACCCGTCGTCGTCCAGGAACACGGTGTCGGTCAACAAACCCGCGTGGGCGGCGAACCAGGCGCCGTCGAAGCGTTGGAGCTCGTAGCCGGCCAGGGTCGTGCCGGCCGGGGGCGTCCACATGTCGCTCCAAGCGATCCGCGCGACTCCGTCGAGTGCTTCCTCGAGGGGAAAGAGCGGGAAGCTCGCGACGACGGTCTCGATCTCGGAGATCGCGTAGAGTCCTCCGCCGGTGAGGAGCCGCACCCGGTAGTCGTAGGTGCCCGGTCCCGGCAGGGTGTCGACCGCCGTCATCCAGCGGAAGTCGCCGCTGGCGACCACGACGAAGGGCCCCGCATCCTGGCTGCGCTCGAGCTGGTAGCCCGTGACGTCGGGCGCTGGGTCTCCGAAGGCGCCCGAGCCGCGCGACCAGAGGAGCCGCACGCTGTCTGCGTTGCCGTCCTGGCGCGCGACGCGGATCTCGGGTGCCACATCGACCACGCCGTCGTCGTCCGCGTCGGCGTCGCACGGGTCGCCGAAGTCGTCGCCGTCGAAGTCCTCCTGACCGGGGTTCGCCCAGTAGTCGCAGTTGTCGGCGGGTCCGTCGTCGAAGCCGTCTCCGTCGGTATCGATGGCCCGCGCGGAGGTAGCGAGGCTCACCGCCAGGAGCACCAGCAGGAGCGTTGCCTGCGCGACTTGCATCGCTCCAGCCTACACCGGCGCGGCACCCGCTTGTGAATCCAGCGGCGGCCCCGACCGGACGATGGGGGGAACCAGCTTCGGTATGCTTGCGTGGCCCGAAGGGGTCTGGAGGACGGCTTCTGCGATCGGTAGAAGAAGCGCGGCCGCGGCCGGGACTCAGCGTTCCCGTGATCACCGCGCTCGACGAAGACGGCGGTCTTCGCGAAGAGGACCAGCGCGCGCTCGTGCGCTTCGTGGTGCAGGACGGCTACGGCGCCGACATCGTGTTCGCGGCTGGGACCACCGGCGAGTGGGACCGCGTGACGAACGACGTCCGCCAGCGGGTGATCCAGGTCTGCTCGGAAGAAGTGGCGAAGTGCAACGCAGGCCTCGGACGCGGCGATCGTCAGATCGAGGCCTGGGCCGGCGTGACCGCGCACACCGCGGAAGAGACGCTCGCCAACCTGGACTTCGCGATCGCCCACGGCGCCGATGCCGCCGTCCTGGCGCCGCTCTCGATCGACGGGGTCGAGGATCCGGTGCACTTCGTGGCGCGCGATGTCGCCGACCTGCTCGACGCGCGCTCGCGTCGTATCCCCATCTATCTCTACGACAACGCGGACATCGCCGTCGATCCGAAGGTGCCCCACATCCGCACGCGCCAGGTGAAGGCGATGAGCCGCCACGACTTCGTGCGCGGCATCAAGGTGTCGGCGCCGAAGAAGGTGTTGGGGAACTACACGAAGGCGGCCGCCGGTTTTCGCGAGCGCGGCGAGTTCGGCATCTACGTGGGCAACGCCATGCTGATCTTCGATCTCTTCGGCCCCTACCCCGGGTTCTGGGGCACGGTGCGCGAGCACTGGAACCGGCGCCGGCTGCGCGGCGGGCTCCCGATCGGCGTGGTCGCCGGGCCGGGCAACGCATTGCCGCGCGAGTGGGCGCGCGCCTGGCAGGTGTGCCGCGCCGGCGATGCGGAACGCATGGCGGCGGCACGCGGCGTCGCCCAGGCCTTCGCTGCTTGCTGTCGGGTGCCGTCGGGAAAGCGGACGATCGCGTGCCTCAAGCGCGCCCTCTTCTCGCTCGGTGTGATCGCGAGCGACGCAGTCGCGCCCGGCACGGCGGCGCTCACCAACGCCGACACCGAGGTGTTCGACGCGGCCTTCCTGGCCCTGCGCGAGCGCGCGCGCGACGAGCTCGGCGAACTCTGGGTGTCCCGCTGGCACACCGAGGGAGCCCTGTCTTGAGCGACGCAGACACCGCGAAGCCGCTCGACGTCGTGGGCATCGGCAGCATGGTCGTCGACCGGATGCACCGCACGCCGCGTCTGCTGGGCGCCGACGAGAAGGGCATGCTCGAAGACCTCGGGTCGGGCCCGGTGCAGCCGATGATCGGCGGCGTCGTCCTGAACCATCTCGGCTGGGCGGCGAGTCTGGGGCTGCGCACCGGGATCTTCGGCCGCGGCGCCAATGACGCAAACGGCCGGTTCCTGCGCGGCGCCATGGACCGGCTGGGGATTCGCCATGCGATCGATCGCTCGGGGAGCGCCAGCTCGGTCTGTGAGATCTTCGTCGACGCCGCCGGCGAACGCACGATCTATATGGCGCCGGCGGCGACGTCGGAGACGTCGGCGTCCCATATCCGAGAGTTCGTGGACTTCATCGCCGACGCCCGCTTCGTCTCGACCGAGATCTCCCAGCTGCCGCTCGACGCGGTGGCGGAGGTGCTCGCTCTGGCGAAGGCGTCGGGAGCGACGCGCGTGCTCGATCTCGACGTACCGCCGAGCGCCGCGGTGGCGTCGGGATTGGGCGACGAAGCCCAGCTGCTCACGATCCTCGCCGAGACCGAGATCCTGAAGCCGTCGAAGGGCGCCTGCCGCGAGCTCGTCCCGGGCAGCGACGACCCGCTCGAACTCGCCCGCGCGCTGCGCGCACGCTTCGGCAACGACGCCGTCGTCGTGACCGACGGCGAGGCGGGCTGTGCCGTCGCGGCCGAGGGCTACGAGGGGTTCGTCCCCGGCACGCCGTTGAAGGCCTCGGATACCACCGGCGCCGGCGACGCCTTTCTCGGTGGTCTGCTCGCCGGGCGCGCCAACGGGATGGGCTGGGAAGAGACGGCGCGGCTGGCAAATGCCTGTGGCGCCGCCTGTGTGGAGCAGCTCGGTGCGTTCCCCGAAGATCCGGAAGCCGCCTACGCGAAGGTGCGTACGCTGGTGCCCGACCTCGCCGCGATCCTCGGCGGACCGGCCCGCGCCGAAGACGACGCAGCGACCCGCGCGGCCGTCGCGAGCTTCGGGGTGGCGCTCGAAGAGCTCGAGGCGCTCGGAAAGCGGCTCGACGCGGATGCGTACGAGCATGCCCTCGCCCTGCTCGGGGAAGCGCGCGAGTCCGGGGCCCGGCTCCACATCACCGGCGTCGGCAAGCCCGAGCACCTGGCGCGCTACGCCGCATCGCTCTTCGCCTCGACCGGGACGCCGGCGACCTTCCTCCACGCCACCGAGACCATCCACGGCAGCGCCGGGCAGATCGTGGCCGGCGACGTCGTGATCGCGATCAGCAACAGCGGCACCACCCAGGAGTTGCTCGCCGCCGTGGCGGCGCTGAAGCCCCTGGGCGCGCGGATCATCGCGGTGACCGGGGGCCTCGACTCGCCGCTGGCCCGAGAAGCGGAAGTGGTGCTCGATGCGGGCGTCGCGCGCGAGGGCGGCCCCCTCGGCTTCGCGCCCCGGGCCAGCCTGGCCGCCGAGCTACTGGTGCTCGCCAGCCTGGCGGCGGGCGCCGAGCAGGCGGTGGGCTGGACCGCGGCCGACTACCAGGCGCGCCACCCGGCCGGGGCCCTCGGGCGCCTCTCGAAAGGGTGATTCAGCTCACAAAATCAAGGACTTGGAGCGCTCCGAGAGTGTGGGAATCGCACTCAGGTTCGCGGGGGTCGAGGCCGAAAGAGAGCGTGAGGGGATTTTACCCCTCTGATTCTTGACCTCATCGGAGCCCCCCAGCCATGCCCAAGCCCTCCCGCGCCGCCGATCCCGTGGACGGCGAGCTCGACGCGATCCTCACCTCGTTCAACAGCGCCTACACCTGGCACTACGGATCCGTCAAAGAAGGCCTGCGCGCCCTCTACGAGAAGGCGAAGCGCGAGCAGTGGAACGCGACGACCCAGCTGGCCTGGGACATCCACGTCGAGCCCGAGAGCGAGATCATCCCGGCGGCGTTCAACCCGCTCGAGAACTACGGCCCGTTCCAGCGCTGCAGCAAGAAGGAACAGGCCCACTTCCGCCACGCGACGCTGGCGTGGCAGCTCTCCCAGTTCCTGCACGGCGAGCAGGGCGCGCTGATGACGGCGTCTCAGCTGGTGAGCGCGGTGCCGTGGATCGACGCGAAGTACTACGCCTCGAGCCAGACGATGGACGAGGCGCGACACGTCGAAGTGTTCGGACGCTACCTGCGCGAGAAGCTCGAGTGGGAGTTCCCGATCAACGAGAACCTGCGCAAGCTGCTCGATACGATCCTCACCGACAGTCGCTGGGACTTCAAATACCTGGGCATGCAGATCCTGGTGGAAGGCCTGGCGATGGCTGCTTTCGGCAACCTCTACCAGATCGCCGACGAGGATCTCCTGAAGGAGCTCATCCACTACGTGATGAAGGACGAGTCGCGCCACGTGGCCTTCGGCGTGCTCTCCCTCGACGGCTACTACCAGGACATGCCCGAGAACGAGCTGCGCGACCGCGAGGACTTCATCATCGAAGCCAGCGTGATGATGCGCGACCGCCTGATCGGCGACGACATCGCCGACGTGATGGGCTTCGATCGCGGCGAGGTGAAGGAGCTGATCCTGGCGTCGCCGATCATGCAGGCCTTCCGCCAGCAGCTCTTCGCACGGATCGTGCCGAACGTGAAGCGGCTGGGGCTCATGACCCCGCGCGTGCGCCAGGCCTACGCCGACATGAACCTGCTCCACTTCGAGGACACGGACCCGGAAGAGCAGGACCGGCTGCTGGGGATCGTCTAGCCGCGCGCGCCAGAATCCCGCGCGCGGGCGTTCAGGCCTTCGGCGGCGTCTTGATCGTGGACCGACTCACGCCTTCGGCGGGGTCTTGACCGTCAGCACCGGGCAGGGCGCCTTCTGTACGACGCGTTCGGCGATGCTGCCGAGCAGCAGGTGCTTCAGGCCCGACAGGCCGTGGGTGCCGATCACGATCAGGTCGACGTCGCGGAGTGCGGCTTCTTCGACGATGACCGTCGCCGCGTAGCCCTCGCAGACGATCGTCTCGACGCCACGGCCGCCGTTGTCGAGCTCGCTGGCCAGCGCCTCGAGCTGGGCCTTGGCGTCGGTCTTCACGCTCGCCCAGAAGTCGGGCGGCAGGTACGCCCCTTCGAGCTGTTGGAACTCGACGGGCAGGTGGTAGGCGTGGAGGAGCAGGAGCTCGCTCTCGTGCTCCTCGGCCAGGTGGGTGGCCCAGTCGATCAGCGCCGGCGTGTGATCCGAGAAGTCGACCGGCACCAGGATGCGGCGGATCTCGATCGTCATGGCTCCACGCTGCGCCTCGCCGGCGGGAGAATCAACCCCTGTTTCGGGGGCTTTCCGGGGTGTGGGCGGGTGCCCGCGAGGGCGGGAACCGAGCCGGAAAGCGCCCTGAAAGCGGGCATTTGACGCCCGGCCGGGCGGCCTCTACCGTCCCCGATCCCGGTGTCGGAGGTGGGCCCAGCCCCCGCCACGCCGGGCCGATCCGGCCGCGTCCCAACGCCGCCGGACGCGCGACAGGCTGGTTCCGGGGCCGTAGCTCAATTGGGAGAGCGCTGCGTTCGCAACGCAGAGGTTGGCGGTTCGATCCCGCTCGGCTCCACCACCGCCTGCGTTTCTGAGGTCGCGTCGAAGTGGCGCCTGCCGTTGGCGGTTGCTCATCCGGGCTTCGCCGGGCTGGTGTCTCGTGCCGCTGCCCGGCCCGCGTGCGATCCCGCTCGGCGCCACCCACCGGAAGCCATGTCGCCGCGCCGCTTGCTGCCGTGATCTCTAGCTCGTGACGACGGCGGGGTCGCCGAGGTGCCGAGTCACCATCGACCAAAAGCCGTAGCGCCCCGCGCCGAGACGCACGAGGTCTTCTTTCGCGTAGCGCGCGGCTTCCGGCGAAATCGGCTTGGCCTGGCGCGCCTTCATGTGGGCTTCGGCCACGCGCTCCATCACGACGAAGCTTCCGACCGACTGGTCGACGCTCTCGCCCACGGTGAGCAGACCGTGGTTGCGTAGGATCACGGCGCGGTGGGAGCCCAGCGCCACCGCGATCCGCTTGCCGCCCTCGACACTCTGCACCTGCACTTCTTCGTCGTCGAAGATCGCGTGGTCTTCGTAGAACAGGCACGACTCCTGGGTGATCGGCTCGATCGGCCGCACTTCCGCCGAGAACGGCGTGCCCCAACCCGTGTGCACGTGCGTCGCGCTCACCGCGTCGGGGCGCGCCATCAGGATCGGGTGGTGGATGAAGTACGCCGCCATGTTGATCGGTCCCTGGCCCTCCACGAGATCGCCATCCGGACCGACGAGAACGAGGTCGTCCACGCGGGCCTCGTGGTAGGAGGGTCCGAAGCGAAGCATCCAGAAGCAATCTTCGCGCTCTGGATCTCGTGCACTGATGTGACCGTCGCCCAGGTCGCCCCAGCGCTGGGAGGCCAACAAGCGATAGCCGAGGGCCACCTGCTGCTTGCGCTCGGCGCGGGTCTCGTCGTGGGAACGGGTGTCGTTGGTGTGGGAACTCATACCGGGCCTTCAACCCTCAGTGTAGGCTGCGAGTCCCCGGTGATCTCGTCCCCAGCGAGGGTCCCTAGTGACCGCGCGGCGAGGGGATGGGCACCTCCGCATGCGGGTCCTTCACCTGGATGCTCTCGCCTCCGAGCACACTTCCATCCAGCGCAAAGAGGGCGTGATGGGCTTCACGGGCGCAGGCCATCTCGACGGATGCGAAGAACTTCCGGCTTCCCGCCTCCATCATCGTGAGGATCATCATCGACTCGATTCGACCGTGAGGCTCGAACGCCGCTCGGAGGTCGGCGAGCGTCGTGGAGGCCGAGAGATTCTCGACGTAGAGCCGTCTACCCATCGTTCGCCGGGAAGACAGGCGAGCTGCTGGCCGCGGGTCGAAAAGCCGAGGTCCGCGGCCGCGCCGTCATGACGGCTCTTTCCCCGAGCCGGGTGACGCGGCCGGGCCCAGGCTACGTCGGATGAGCGAGATCTGTTCGAGAAGGATGGGCCGCGTCCAGCTGTACATCCCCTCATGGGACTTGGACCCATGTGGCTTCGTGCATTGGATTCCTGCGCGGCCCCAGAGCATGAAATGCGGGATCTGCTCTTCGTTCGAGATCTGCAGCTCCGCACTCATGGACTTCGAGTCTTCGGTGCGCTCGCCACAGAGGAAGATCACCAGATCCGAGCCACGAATCTCACGGCGTGCTCCTTCGCTCCAGAACTCGCGCCCCGAGATTCGCTGGGAGCAGGCCGAGACTTCGAACCCCGACGACTCCGACTGCCTTCGGATCTCCGTGAGGAGGTCCGCATCGTGTTCGGTGTCGTAGCTGACGAAGATCCGCACATTGCTCATACGACGAACGCTTCGGACGAGAGCGGGTTGCGGCGAGGCGTCCTGCCAAAGGCTCGCAGGTCGGTTCGTCGATTCAACGGGAACCTCGGGATCGCAGGAACGCGAGATACTTGAGGAGCTCTTCCTCTTCCTCGGCCGTGAGATCGTCGATCGCGAACACCGCGAGCCGTTTCCGTCGCTGCCCCTTCTTCTCGGAGGGCAGCAGGTATCCGGCCTTCTCCATCAAGGAGTCGTAGGGCACGACGTAGACCTCCGCGAGATCGCGCAACACGGTGGGAGACGGCTTTCGGATCTTCCCGTTCTCGAGCTGGCTCAGGTAGGCGTTCGAAACGGACGCGCCGGTAGCCTCTTCGACTTCCCGGAGCGTCATGCCCTTCGCAGTCCTCAGGTCGGACAGGATCGCGCCCAATTCGCTCTGGCGCGTGACGAACTCGGAGCGTTTTCGAGAGCGTTTTGCCGCTTTCGGCATCGGGTCGGACAACCAGCGAAAGAGGATCTCATGCAGCACACCATCAGGGCTGCTTCACAGACCTAGCAAGCTTAGCATACTTAGCAGCGGGCGTGCGCCGCGGCTCCGCTGGACCTCGCCTTGCGCAGACGCCAGGGTTCCGTATGGTCCGCGCCAGCAAGGCCGATGACGGGCCGAGTCAGCACGGGAGGCACGAGGCTTCTCCACTGGCTCTTCGCCCCGCGAGTTTCGGCGCTCGTGCCAGCACGGATGGCTGGCAAGCAACACGATCGGAACGCGGCACCGCTCGAAGGAGCCTGCCCGCCGCCCGAACCTCAACCCCAAAGTTCTCGAAGGAGAACCGGGGCAGAATTGGATGATCCATTGGGTAGAAAGATTTACGTAGGCAACCTTCCGTTCTCGGTCACCGAGGGCGAACTCAAAGACGCTTTCGGACGACACGGTGGTGTCGAGTCGGTTGCCGTGATCACCGACCGCGAGACGGGCCGTCCGCGCGGCTTCGCATTCGTCGAGATGGAAGACGAGAACGCGGCCGGCGAGGCCATTCGCGCGCTCGACGGAACCGACTTCGGCGGCCGAAGCATCCGGGTCAACGAGGCCCAGGACCGCCGCGGTCGCGGCTAGCCCTGACCGCAGGAGGGCCGGGGCGGGAATCAACGCTCCGGCCCTCGTTTCGGTTGCTGCCCGGGGGAGCGCTCGAGGCGCGAGAGGGACCTCGCTGGAACGACCTCAGCGATCTTCCCCGAACCCTACGGGATTTCAGGAACGCGCTGGGGGCTCGTTCCACCATCGAGCTCGAGACCTCTGCGGACCCAGGCGAACGCCAGTGCGCGCCAGCTCCTGCTCGGTTGGCGGTTCGAACCCGCTCGGCTCCGTTGCCGCCTGCGCCGCTCGCCGTCCGAGAGCGCGGACGGCCGTCGTTGGACCCGCCCGCGAAGCCAACGGAAGGGCCTCTGGTCCTCCCATCCGGCCGCGGCTCGTGCCGCAGCACGCTCGGAACCCCGAGGCCCCTCGTCCGCCAAGCAAGCCTCGCTATGGGACGATCTCGGTCGCGGTACCTGAAGCGTCTACGCTGATCATGGTCTTCACTCGGAAATCGGCCAGGTTGCCACCGTCGATTCCCACCGCACTCGCCGAGATCGACTCTCCGACTGCAGCCTTCACCTCGATCGATGTCCCCTTGAGCATCACGAGCGGGCTCTGTCCTGTCGCCAGGGCGTGAAGTCCGGTGGCGTTGCCGGCCACGGTCGACACCTCCTCGATGCGCACTTCGATCGTGGAGTGCGCGACGATGAACTCGACGGATCGGGATGAATGGTTGTGGACCTTGAGTCCGATCGCGTTGGGTTTGCCTCCGTCCGATCTCGAAATGATCGAACCATCGTCGAACCAGGTCTTCGAGCAGTTTGCCGAGTATCCAACCGGCGATGAAGCTGCAAACGTGTCCTCGAGATAGGCCGCTGAGGTGACGCCGTGGAGGACGTGATAGCTCAGGTCGCTGGACCCGAACTCATCACAGTTGTCGGTCCATCCAGAGATGTATTTGTTGCCTTCGTTCACGGCGAGCATGTTCACGCGATCCCAGACGCCATCGCCCTTCCCCGTCCAAAGGACGCCGG
This Myxococcota bacterium DNA region includes the following protein-coding sequences:
- a CDS encoding dihydrodipicolinate synthase family protein gives rise to the protein MNPAAAPTGRWGEPASVCLRGPKGSGGRLLRSVEEARPRPGLSVPVITALDEDGGLREEDQRALVRFVVQDGYGADIVFAAGTTGEWDRVTNDVRQRVIQVCSEEVAKCNAGLGRGDRQIEAWAGVTAHTAEETLANLDFAIAHGADAAVLAPLSIDGVEDPVHFVARDVADLLDARSRRIPIYLYDNADIAVDPKVPHIRTRQVKAMSRHDFVRGIKVSAPKKVLGNYTKAAAGFRERGEFGIYVGNAMLIFDLFGPYPGFWGTVREHWNRRRLRGGLPIGVVAGPGNALPREWARAWQVCRAGDAERMAAARGVAQAFAACCRVPSGKRTIACLKRALFSLGVIASDAVAPGTAALTNADTEVFDAAFLALRERARDELGELWVSRWHTEGALS
- a CDS encoding PfkB family carbohydrate kinase, with protein sequence MSDADTAKPLDVVGIGSMVVDRMHRTPRLLGADEKGMLEDLGSGPVQPMIGGVVLNHLGWAASLGLRTGIFGRGANDANGRFLRGAMDRLGIRHAIDRSGSASSVCEIFVDAAGERTIYMAPAATSETSASHIREFVDFIADARFVSTEISQLPLDAVAEVLALAKASGATRVLDLDVPPSAAVASGLGDEAQLLTILAETEILKPSKGACRELVPGSDDPLELARALRARFGNDAVVVTDGEAGCAVAAEGYEGFVPGTPLKASDTTGAGDAFLGGLLAGRANGMGWEETARLANACGAACVEQLGAFPEDPEAAYAKVRTLVPDLAAILGGPARAEDDAATRAAVASFGVALEELEALGKRLDADAYEHALALLGEARESGARLHITGVGKPEHLARYAASLFASTGTPATFLHATETIHGSAGQIVAGDVVIAISNSGTTQELLAAVAALKPLGARIIAVTGGLDSPLAREAEVVLDAGVAREGGPLGFAPRASLAAELLVLASLAAGAEQAVGWTAADYQARHPAGALGRLSKG
- a CDS encoding ferritin-like domain-containing protein, translated to MPKPSRAADPVDGELDAILTSFNSAYTWHYGSVKEGLRALYEKAKREQWNATTQLAWDIHVEPESEIIPAAFNPLENYGPFQRCSKKEQAHFRHATLAWQLSQFLHGEQGALMTASQLVSAVPWIDAKYYASSQTMDEARHVEVFGRYLREKLEWEFPINENLRKLLDTILTDSRWDFKYLGMQILVEGLAMAAFGNLYQIADEDLLKELIHYVMKDESRHVAFGVLSLDGYYQDMPENELRDREDFIIEASVMMRDRLIGDDIADVMGFDRGEVKELILASPIMQAFRQQLFARIVPNVKRLGLMTPRVRQAYADMNLLHFEDTDPEEQDRLLGIV
- a CDS encoding universal stress protein — encoded protein: MTIEIRRILVPVDFSDHTPALIDWATHLAEEHESELLLLHAYHLPVEFQQLEGAYLPPDFWASVKTDAKAQLEALASELDNGGRGVETIVCEGYAATVIVEEAALRDVDLIVIGTHGLSGLKHLLLGSIAERVVQKAPCPVLTVKTPPKA
- a CDS encoding class II aldolase/adducin family protein, translating into MSSHTNDTRSHDETRAERKQQVALGYRLLASQRWGDLGDGHISARDPEREDCFWMLRFGPSYHEARVDDLVLVGPDGDLVEGQGPINMAAYFIHHPILMARPDAVSATHVHTGWGTPFSAEVRPIEPITQESCLFYEDHAIFDDEEVQVQSVEGGKRIAVALGSHRAVILRNHGLLTVGESVDQSVGSFVVMERVAEAHMKARQAKPISPEAARYAKEDLVRLGAGRYGFWSMVTRHLGDPAVVTS
- a CDS encoding RNA-binding protein; amino-acid sequence: MGRRLYVENLSASTTLADLRAAFEPHGRIESMMILTMMEAGSRKFFASVEMACAREAHHALFALDGSVLGGESIQVKDPHAEVPIPSPRGH
- a CDS encoding helix-turn-helix transcriptional regulator gives rise to the protein MPKAAKRSRKRSEFVTRQSELGAILSDLRTAKGMTLREVEEATGASVSNAYLSQLENGKIRKPSPTVLRDLAEVYVVPYDSLMEKAGYLLPSEKKGQRRKRLAVFAIDDLTAEEEEELLKYLAFLRSRGSR
- a CDS encoding RNA-binding protein — its product is MGRKIYVGNLPFSVTEGELKDAFGRHGGVESVAVITDRETGRPRGFAFVEMEDENAAGEAIRALDGTDFGGRSIRVNEAQDRRGRG